Within the Gossypium raimondii isolate GPD5lz chromosome 12, ASM2569854v1, whole genome shotgun sequence genome, the region CTATCATGTATAGTTGTTACCAAGACTTTTAAACAATCTTTAGTTATCATTAGATGACTTTCCTACCAAAAGTTCTAAATATCACAAAGGATATCCGATTAGATTAAAAGACGTATATGTTTCAAGCAGGTACTAAGGTAAAAACTCAATTATGAGCAAGAGAAACCAAGAAAACAGAAAACCTACAGTAACCATGGTATTCAGTACAGTTTTTATGGAAATTGATTTGGGTTACGATTGGAAGTATTTGGTTCAGTTCAATTTTCTATTCATGTTCAAACCAAacagaattttatatttattaaatttcaatacatttaaatttttatgatatgaaaatcaataatttacATCTAAGTtactgaagaaaaaaaaaacttaaaagcattatataaaaaacataactttttttaatttaaaaaaaatgaaacaatccAACCGATTTTGACTCGGGTAGATTAGTTATCAACtgtatttgattcaatttcagTTCCAGAATACCACACCCAACCAGCAAATGTCTTTTCTAAAACAAAACTGTATCTTATCACTTTCAGGTGAGAATATCATGCTATTGTTGCATGAATTGTCAATAGGGCCAAAGACAAGATTTGAAGTTGagttctttcttttcctttttgtagTTCagattttagttatttatattagttgaaataatatgcaaaataaaagaaacagtcTTGCAGGAAAgtcaaaaaaaaggaaaaaataaaagttaaggttcaataaaaaaaagtacataTATCAGTGCATTGGAGTGCTTGACACCATTGCTAGCATATGATTTTGTCAACAGAGGAACCTGGCTTCTATTTCCTCATTGTGAAAGTTataactaataagaaaatattcaaaagtaatAAGCAAACCATGAAAAAAAAAcgaattttgtaaaagttatgaGAGACATCAAGTATGATATTTTAGGAAAAAACAATTCtatgaaaagtgaaaaaaaacatttatacaAGGAAATATTGATaatactctcttttttcttctttacgGAAAACAAAACACACAAGAATTAAGTGGAAAGTTTGAAAAGCTTCAACTTAGAAGTTATAAAAAAGTTACGGGGGCcaagaatagaaataaataaaaataaaagactcggagttaaattatgattttcaagaaatttaaaagagagGAGAAGGGGGTGGCcgattaaaaataaagtaaataatcaaaaagtGGGGATCATGCACATGTGAGATTTCATGCATGGGCGGATTAAAAATAAAGTGATCAATCAAAACATGAGGATCACGCATAGGAAGCTATTCAGACAATGAAAATGCATGCCAAGTAATGATACAAAGTATAACAACTTGCCTTAAATCCACGGATTTCATTGTTTAGTTGAGAGACTAGCTTATGGAAAAGTTTGATTGGATTTGAAGTACTATCAGTGTCCTGCATAAGACATGCattgtatacatatatgtaagaATATGAGCTTGAACCAATCACATAATTCTTGTAACTTCAATTCACCATTAGATCTAAACAAGGAAACTAATATAACAAGCTTTGCCAGCCATACTTTTGCCATAGTGGCAAAAAGTCGCAGTTTACTCATACAAGAGTCAAGGGAAACTTTACAATGCTTGAGTCAGCAAATGGGCTTCTCTCAAATTACAACAGCAATAACTATGTAGTATTTCATGGTTCAAATATCATGGCAATATAAAAAGGAATGAAAATATACATGTTGACCTAGGGAACTCAAAAGAACATTGAAAGGGATGAAACAAAGAAGATGAATTTGTGATTGAAAATTCAGTCTCACAATGTGTGGGTTTAGTCCAACATTATGTTGGATTTATCCAGTTATTTTCTGGTCCATTGGTTAATTTCTTATATGGATGTAAAAATTGGCATTAATTGTAACTACTCTTAATGTACTTCTATACGTGTAACttcataaaaattaagaataaaaaggAAACTACTGTAACTGGAtagaacttaaaaataataccaTGAGTGAAGCTTTAGGGTGACTCAGAAGCCTTGCAAAAGATGTGTGAAGAATAGCCTCATCATACTGCAAAAGTAAGCAAAAAagttctattttaaaataaaaaacatttccTTTACAGTCACATAAATACTTATGATTGTCAAACAAGACAGAGATCCTAAAAATGATGCCAAAACCATCAAATAAGAATTAACAGGCCAAGATATTACCATAAAAAAGTATAGCCCTTATATTAGCAATGTtgccatttctttctttcttcttctttatttttgaaagacaCAATGTTGCCATTTGAATATTACTAGTTTAGtcaaaattaagattttcaTAAGGATCTTACAAGTTGCTTCTCTGGTGCTCGTGGAAGTGCTGTTCTCAATTTAGCACGAATGCTTACGGGATCCGTTCCAGAAATTAcctagagaaaaataaaaatgttatctGGCactaaaaagtataaaaatcctttctttcctttttcaacAGCTCATTTAGGAAACAGGAGACTATAAGTGAAGGACTAACCTGCCAGCAGCCAAGAAGCACACCAGTCGAAGTTAAAACTACCCTGTCTAAGACAATTTCTAAAGGGCATAGCCCTTCTGCAACAGCTTTAGCAGCAGCTGCTTCATCTTCAATCTGACAAAAGAAAAGAGGCTTCAAAAATCGAACCCAACATCTAACAAGCAGAAAAAAGAGGTAACAAAATAGCTATAACAGGCAAGTTACCTCAATTTCAGAGGCGGAAACAGGTGCAATATGATGTGATGCGTGGAACATACTGAAATGGTACAAGCTTGAGTTCTGAAACCAGATCGCTAACCAAAATATATAAGCAAGCGAACACATGAGAATAAATGCAGAAAAAGCAAAagttatcaattaaataaaggaataaaTGATAACTTATCTAAACTACTCTcgttattaaaagaaatatcaaatCAGTTAAATAGATAACAGAAAAAT harbors:
- the LOC105764637 gene encoding uncharacterized protein LOC105764637 isoform X3, whose protein sequence is MANSNRRSTLYDKMERDLDQHGAAFLKHGETSQSLSLSDLFTLKNGFVTPVLKAAHPPVRANVLYMSTEYSVPISKAVKQVFDPYFDKAIWFQNSSLYHFSMFHASHHIAPVSASEIEIEDEAAAAKAVAEGLCPLEIVLDRVVLTSTGVLLGCWQVISGTDPVSIRAKLRTALPRAPEKQLYDEAILHTSFARLLSHPKASLMDTDSTSNPIKLFHKLVSQLNNEIRGFKAKVKELWYVEEYDVLALALNGKMKVRRFQMGCSST